The bacterium genomic sequence GGGCCCCGCGGCGACCGGCCTCCCCCCGGGTCGGGAGACGGAGGCGGTTACCCGCCTCCACGCCGGCGGGAATGTCGACCTGTACCGTCTTCTCACCCTCACGGGTTCCCTCTCCACGGCAAGTGCCGCAAGGATCGGCCAGTACCGACCCGTCTCCCCGGCACGAGCGGCAGGTGGTGAGGGTCATCAACGAGCCGAACACGCTCCGGCGGGCCATCCTCACCTGGCCGCTCCCTCCGCAGATCCGGCACGCATGGAGACCGGCGCCGTCTCCGGAACCCGAACCTCCGCACGGTTCGCAGGTCAGAGCGGTCCGGAAGGCGACTGCTTTCTCGACCCCGAAGGCGGCCTCCTCCAGAGTCAGCACCACGTTGACCCGTACGTCCCGCCCGCGATTGACCCGTGGCTCCCGGGTAGATGACCCGAAGACGCTGCCGTCGCCGAAGACCGAGCGCAGCAGGTCGTCAAGAGAGCCCGAACCCTGGAAGAAGGCGCCCGGATCGAGCGTCTCCCCGCGGTCGTACCGGGCTCGCCGCTCGGGATCCGACAGGACTTCGTATGCCTCGGCCACCTGGCGGAAACGAGCCTCGGCCGTGGGGTCATCGGGATTGGCGTCGGGGTGGGACTCCCTGGCCAGCCGGCGGAAGGCCCGCTTGATCTCGTCTCGGGACGCGTCGCGCCCGACATCCAGAATGCGGTAATAGTCGGCCATCGCGGTCTCTCTGCCGTCGGTACGGATCAGCTCTCGCCGAGGCTCTCGTCGAGGCCGACACCGATCTCCTCCAGGACCCGGATGGTCCGGCCGTAGTCCATCCTCATCGGTCCCAGCACTCCGAGCCGGCCGCCGGGACCGGAAGACTCCTCGCCGTAGGTGGTGGTCACGAGAGAGATGTCCGAGGCGGAGTCGATGCCCAGCTCGGAGCCGATCCGCACCTCGGTACCGGCAGGGAGGTGCCCCAGTACCTCAAGCAGGGACGCCTCCCGCTCCAGGACGTCGAGGACGCCCTGGACCTTGGAGAGCTCACCCCAGGCAGCCGTCAAGTGGGGCGCCGAACCCATGTACAACTCGTGGTCCGGTGCAGCTGTGCTCTCGAAGGCAGCGGCCGCCTGCCGCAGGATCGCTGCCGCCCCCTCGGTGGGGTTAGCAAGGGAC encodes the following:
- the dnaJ gene encoding molecular chaperone DnaJ, with protein sequence MADYYRILDVGRDASRDEIKRAFRRLARESHPDANPDDPTAEARFRQVAEAYEVLSDPERRARYDRGETLDPGAFFQGSGSLDDLLRSVFGDGSVFGSSTREPRVNRGRDVRVNVVLTLEEAAFGVEKAVAFRTALTCEPCGGSGSGDGAGLHACRICGGSGQVRMARRSVFGSLMTLTTCRSCRGDGSVLADPCGTCRGEGTREGEKTVQVDIPAGVEAGNRLRLPTRGEAGRRGALAGDLYIDLVIEPHPVFERDGDDLISEVEVGVAAAALGTHVEVPLLDGGTHRIRVPAGSQPGEVIRVPGKGVTRLRTSRRGDLYLRVKVVVPTRLSRSQRKLLRQFADAGGEELL